In a genomic window of Methylobacter sp. YRD-M1:
- the glgB gene encoding 1,4-alpha-glucan branching protein GlgB: MKKQSTSTLDSDSIKIIEARHHDPFSVLGRHQKNKSTQIKVYLPYAESVRLDNDGPAFQRITGTDFFEYNAESEELPKHYKLAWIDKDGYPHENYDPYDFPVQLSEFDRHLFGEGRHWHIYQKLGAHLHSVDGIEGVLFAVWAPNAGRISVIGDFNLWDGRCHPMRNLGSSGIWELFIPGLATGCLYKFEILNRQSNEVLIKTDPYGQQFEFRPKTASIVVNEKGYAWQDHQWMSQRSASRDWLHEPMSIYEVHLGSWKRDPRGNFLNYRELAAQLVDYVKEMGFTHIELLPVTEHPLDASWGYQTTGYFAPTSRYGTPDDFRYFIDTCHQNNIGVILDWVPAHFPKDYFALARFDGSALYEHEDPRKGEHRDWGTLIYNYGRNEVKNFLLSSAIFWLEEFHLDGLRVDAVASMLYLDYSRGPDDWIPNIYGGNENLEAIDFLKELNTVTHDQHPGTVIMAEESTSWPQVTRPTWTGGLGFSMKWNMGWMHDTLAYMSQEPIHRQYHHDQLTFGMLYAFTENFTLPFSHDEVVHGKGSLVNKMPGDEWQRFANLRLLYTYMYTYPGKKLLFMGCEFGQGTEWNFNRALDWYVLDYAHHRGVQKLIQDLNTLYKDHPALYAHDFDHHGFEWIDCHDVQQSIISYRRKSDHEELYIILNFTPVVREQYRIGVPQAGTYTEIFNSDSTYYDGSNVGNGQIASEPVAWMNQPHSISLTLPPLGAIILKP, translated from the coding sequence GTGAAAAAGCAGTCGACCAGTACGCTTGACTCCGATTCTATTAAAATCATAGAAGCCAGGCATCATGACCCTTTTTCAGTTTTGGGCCGCCATCAAAAAAACAAGTCAACTCAGATTAAAGTCTATCTGCCTTACGCCGAATCAGTGCGCTTGGATAATGATGGCCCTGCGTTCCAGAGAATAACCGGCACGGACTTTTTTGAATATAACGCCGAAAGTGAAGAATTGCCAAAACATTATAAGCTCGCCTGGATAGATAAGGACGGCTATCCGCACGAGAATTATGATCCGTACGATTTTCCTGTGCAGTTATCGGAATTTGACCGGCATTTATTCGGAGAAGGCCGCCACTGGCACATCTATCAGAAACTGGGCGCACACCTGCATAGCGTTGACGGCATTGAAGGCGTGTTATTCGCCGTCTGGGCACCCAACGCCGGCCGGATCAGCGTTATCGGCGACTTCAATCTGTGGGACGGCCGTTGCCATCCGATGCGAAATCTCGGCAGCAGCGGCATCTGGGAGCTATTCATACCGGGCCTGGCAACCGGCTGTTTATACAAATTTGAAATATTGAACCGGCAGAGCAATGAAGTTCTGATCAAGACCGACCCTTACGGGCAGCAATTTGAATTCCGCCCGAAAACGGCATCCATTGTCGTGAATGAAAAAGGCTATGCCTGGCAGGACCACCAATGGATGAGCCAGCGCAGCGCAAGCCGCGACTGGCTGCATGAACCCATGTCGATCTATGAAGTCCATCTGGGCTCCTGGAAACGCGATCCTCGGGGCAATTTCCTCAATTATCGTGAACTGGCTGCCCAGCTCGTCGATTATGTGAAAGAAATGGGCTTTACCCATATCGAATTACTGCCCGTGACCGAGCACCCTCTGGACGCGTCGTGGGGTTATCAAACCACCGGCTATTTCGCCCCGACCAGCCGCTACGGAACCCCCGATGACTTCCGCTATTTCATCGATACTTGCCACCAAAATAACATAGGCGTCATCCTGGATTGGGTGCCCGCGCATTTTCCCAAGGATTACTTCGCTCTGGCCCGCTTCGACGGCAGCGCGCTTTATGAGCATGAAGACCCGCGCAAAGGCGAACACCGCGACTGGGGCACGCTGATCTATAACTACGGCCGCAACGAAGTGAAAAACTTCTTGCTGTCCAGCGCCATCTTCTGGCTGGAAGAATTCCATCTCGACGGACTGAGAGTCGATGCCGTGGCCTCGATGCTCTACCTGGACTATTCGCGCGGCCCGGATGACTGGATTCCGAACATTTATGGCGGCAACGAGAATCTGGAAGCCATCGATTTTCTGAAAGAACTGAATACGGTCACGCACGACCAGCATCCCGGCACCGTCATCATGGCCGAAGAATCCACCTCCTGGCCGCAGGTGACGCGACCGACCTGGACCGGCGGCCTGGGCTTCTCCATGAAATGGAACATGGGCTGGATGCACGATACTCTGGCCTATATGAGCCAGGAACCTATCCACCGCCAATACCATCATGACCAGCTCACTTTCGGCATGCTTTACGCGTTTACCGAAAACTTCACCCTGCCCTTCTCGCATGACGAAGTCGTGCATGGAAAAGGCTCTCTAGTGAACAAAATGCCCGGTGACGAATGGCAACGCTTTGCCAATCTGCGGCTGTTATATACCTATATGTACACCTATCCGGGCAAAAAACTGCTGTTTATGGGCTGCGAATTCGGGCAAGGCACCGAGTGGAATTTCAACCGGGCTCTGGACTGGTACGTATTGGATTATGCGCACCATCGCGGCGTGCAAAAATTGATCCAAGACTTGAACACGCTTTATAAAGATCATCCGGCTTTGTATGCGCATGATTTTGACCATCACGGCTTTGAATGGATCGATTGCCACGATGTGCAACAGTCCATCATCAGTTACCGCCGTAAAAGTGATCACGAAGAACTGTACATCATCCTTAACTTTACACCGGTCGTCAGAGAGCAATACCGGATCGGCGTTCCGCAAGCCGGCACCTACACTGAAATCTTCAATTCCGATTCCACCTATTATGACGGCAGTAATGTCGGCAATGGCCAGATTGCATCGGAGCCTGTGGCCTGGATGAATCAGCCTCATTCCATCAGCCTTACTTTACCCCCTTTAGGAGCCATCATCTTAAAGCCATAA
- the glgA gene encoding glycogen synthase GlgA encodes MKKILFVTSEAHPLIKTGGLADVSGSLPKALAELSQDVRLVMPNYQAVKTHGDVRFLCSVRVDNRDVNILETHMPDSPVIVWLVDYPEFFAYPGNPYHDELGNDWPNNAERFALFCRIAAEIAMDRAHLNWQPDIVHCNDWQSGLVPALLSLEHDRPVIVFTIHNMAYQGLFPSSSTITLNLPGQLWQPYGLEFHNMLSFIKGGLVYADRITTVSPTYAQEIQTPELGYGLEGLLTYRKDFLSGIINGIDTEQWNPSTDPLIEQRYQAESLQDKQLNKFALQRKLSLSVDEHVPVIGLISRLVEQKGIDLLLECLSEMAAMPLQFALLGSGDKIFEQRLLNFAHSYPDKIAITIGYDESLAHLIEAGADIFLMPSRFEPCGLNQMYSQRYGTLPVVRKTGGLADSVIDAVPETISNGTATGIVFHDASAGSLMEAIKRALILYSMPDIWKKLQVNAMKKDFSWQRSAEQYLELYRSISVHP; translated from the coding sequence ATGAAAAAAATACTTTTTGTCACCAGCGAAGCGCACCCTTTGATTAAAACCGGAGGCCTCGCTGATGTTTCAGGCAGCCTGCCCAAAGCACTGGCCGAGTTATCGCAGGACGTCCGCTTGGTCATGCCCAATTATCAGGCCGTAAAAACGCATGGCGATGTCCGCTTTCTTTGCTCCGTGCGAGTCGACAACCGCGATGTCAATATTCTTGAAACGCACATGCCGGATAGTCCGGTCATCGTCTGGCTGGTCGATTATCCTGAATTTTTCGCTTATCCCGGCAATCCTTATCACGATGAGCTAGGCAACGACTGGCCCAATAATGCCGAACGCTTTGCCTTGTTTTGCCGAATTGCCGCTGAAATCGCCATGGATCGGGCGCACCTGAACTGGCAACCTGATATCGTACACTGCAACGACTGGCAGAGCGGTCTGGTTCCTGCATTGTTATCCCTGGAGCACGACCGGCCGGTTATCGTGTTCACCATACACAACATGGCTTATCAAGGGTTATTCCCGAGCAGCAGCACAATCACATTGAATTTACCGGGCCAGTTATGGCAGCCTTACGGGCTTGAATTCCACAACATGCTGTCCTTCATTAAAGGCGGTCTGGTTTATGCCGATCGCATTACCACGGTCAGCCCGACCTATGCCCAGGAAATTCAAACACCGGAGTTGGGTTACGGCCTTGAGGGGCTTTTGACTTATCGCAAGGACTTCTTAAGCGGAATTATCAACGGCATTGACACCGAACAGTGGAATCCGTCAACCGACCCCCTCATTGAGCAGCGCTATCAGGCCGAGTCCCTCCAGGACAAACAACTCAACAAGTTCGCCCTACAGAGAAAACTGTCGCTGTCGGTTGACGAGCATGTTCCGGTCATTGGCCTGATCAGCCGGTTGGTTGAGCAAAAAGGCATAGACCTGTTGCTGGAGTGTCTGTCCGAAATGGCCGCCATGCCCTTGCAATTTGCACTGCTCGGCAGCGGCGACAAGATCTTTGAACAACGGCTGTTGAATTTTGCGCATTCATATCCCGACAAGATCGCAATCACTATCGGCTATGATGAATCGCTGGCCCATCTTATCGAAGCCGGCGCCGATATTTTCCTGATGCCGTCACGGTTTGAGCCCTGCGGCCTGAATCAAATGTACAGTCAACGCTACGGCACTTTGCCGGTCGTTCGCAAAACCGGCGGCCTGGCCGATAGCGTCATTGATGCCGTCCCTGAAACAATCAGCAATGGCACGGCCACCGGCATTGTCTTCCACGACGCCAGCGCCGGCTCTTTGATGGAAGCGATCAAGCGCGCGCTGATTTTATACAGCATGCCCGACATCTGGAAAAAACTACAGGTTAATGCCATGAAAAAAGATTTTTCATGGCAGCGCAGTGCCGAGCAGTATCTGGAATTATATCGGAGCATCTCAGTCCATCCATGA
- a CDS encoding alkaline phosphatase PhoX, with protein sequence MKNKFLCTKLATAMGLLLTGTSVFADGTRFEDFKPLANSSDVTIDEAMPITLGNPNFIQRSIADRATQLADGKPNTGNWDMITTNETGRQNERFLFTVFETGQAGVQRHDLATGQTETVWISPAAGDHRSFDASFWTPWGTLITAEESWSTAAAGSTSPYGRLFELKNPLDAPGIIGPITADSNNGADFVHQNVIPRTSHEGIQFDKAGNLYFIDELNGGSVYKYTSAASLEDVKEGTADYFAAGTTYVLRVGDGNTPNATGEYEWVPFTDANGLGLPGALTITDTNGVISVDARNTTELPAFKGTDYQRPEDLQIQTVHGREFLYMTTTTTHEVYRLDLQANSISVFANRDSIDLATGMPVGSGLANPDNLAIDHDGNIYIIEDRNGGVDDDIWFAKDLNKDGDLNDEGEGLARWASNGTPGSEFTGLYFDPQDKRRAWVNIQHPASGNDRTIEITIADGKNAK encoded by the coding sequence ATGAAAAATAAATTTCTTTGCACGAAACTCGCCACGGCCATGGGCCTGTTGCTGACCGGAACTTCTGTCTTCGCTGATGGCACCCGATTTGAAGACTTCAAGCCGCTCGCCAACTCATCTGACGTGACCATTGACGAAGCCATGCCCATCACGTTGGGCAATCCGAACTTTATTCAGAGATCGATTGCTGATCGCGCAACTCAATTGGCCGATGGCAAGCCCAACACGGGCAACTGGGATATGATCACCACAAACGAAACGGGTCGCCAAAATGAACGCTTCCTGTTCACAGTGTTCGAGACAGGACAAGCAGGCGTGCAACGCCACGACTTAGCCACGGGGCAGACCGAGACAGTGTGGATTAGTCCTGCTGCAGGTGATCACAGATCATTCGACGCCTCCTTCTGGACGCCCTGGGGAACACTCATCACTGCTGAAGAAAGCTGGAGCACTGCAGCCGCTGGCTCTACCAGTCCTTACGGCCGTTTGTTCGAGTTGAAGAACCCGCTCGACGCACCAGGTATTATTGGTCCGATTACTGCGGATAGCAACAATGGCGCTGATTTCGTGCATCAAAACGTGATTCCACGCACTTCGCACGAAGGCATCCAATTCGACAAAGCCGGCAACCTGTATTTCATCGATGAATTGAACGGTGGCAGTGTCTATAAATACACCTCAGCGGCTTCATTGGAAGATGTCAAAGAAGGCACCGCGGATTACTTCGCTGCCGGTACGACCTATGTGTTGCGTGTGGGCGATGGCAACACCCCGAACGCCACCGGCGAGTACGAGTGGGTTCCGTTTACGGATGCAAATGGCCTGGGCCTGCCTGGCGCGCTGACTATCACCGATACAAACGGCGTAATTTCGGTTGATGCCCGCAATACAACTGAACTGCCAGCATTCAAAGGCACCGACTACCAACGTCCTGAAGATTTGCAAATCCAGACCGTCCACGGTAGAGAGTTCCTCTATATGACCACGACAACCACTCACGAAGTCTATCGGCTGGATTTGCAGGCAAACTCGATTTCCGTGTTCGCTAATAGAGACAGCATCGACTTGGCCACCGGCATGCCTGTGGGCAGCGGCTTGGCTAATCCTGATAACCTGGCGATTGATCACGACGGCAACATCTACATCATCGAGGACCGTAACGGCGGTGTTGACGACGACATCTGGTTCGCCAAAGACCTGAACAAGGACGGCGACCTGAATGACGAAGGCGAAGGCCTGGCGCGTTGGGCATCTAATGGCACACCAGGATCGGAATTCACCGGCTTGTACTTCGACCCACAAGACAAGCGCCGCGCCTGGGTCAATATCCAGCATCCTGCCAGTGGTAATGACCGAACAATCGAAATTACCATTGCCGACGGCAAGAACGCAAAGTAG
- a CDS encoding metallophosphoesterase yields the protein MSKLNYRFFLKLSVAACCAVFGQTAIAASEHNAAQGYGKFEFALIGDVPYKEADYWKVDNVIAEINANNQLKWVLHAGDIKNGSTLCSDEMFEDRLQRFQRFTIPFILTPGDNEWTDCHRSNNGSYQPLERLNRLRELLYPVPGETLGQKTMAVETQANDPDYSEFVENTRWMEQHVMFAAVHIVGSNNALANFSGRTSADDAEVAHRIDAARAWIKETFAKAKAEDVRGVLLLFQANPGFELAKGSNERKGFEEILADLEQESVEFKKPVIFAHGDSHYVRIDKPMKGSISNRRIENVTRVETFGADDVHWLRVAVDPNSQEVFSVHQEIVDKNLEQHPLP from the coding sequence ATGTCAAAACTCAATTATCGTTTCTTCCTGAAACTATCCGTTGCCGCTTGCTGCGCAGTATTCGGCCAAACAGCTATTGCGGCATCGGAACATAACGCCGCCCAAGGTTACGGCAAGTTCGAATTCGCCTTGATCGGCGATGTGCCCTATAAGGAAGCGGATTACTGGAAGGTCGACAATGTGATCGCAGAGATCAATGCCAACAATCAGTTGAAATGGGTCTTGCATGCCGGTGACATCAAGAACGGTTCGACTTTGTGCTCGGACGAGATGTTCGAAGACAGGCTGCAACGCTTTCAGCGTTTTACAATCCCTTTCATTCTGACGCCCGGCGATAACGAGTGGACCGATTGCCACCGCTCCAATAACGGTTCGTACCAGCCGCTGGAACGCCTGAACAGGCTGCGTGAACTGCTTTATCCAGTGCCTGGCGAAACGCTCGGCCAGAAAACCATGGCAGTCGAGACCCAGGCCAATGATCCAGATTATAGCGAGTTTGTCGAGAACACGCGCTGGATGGAGCAGCATGTGATGTTTGCAGCTGTGCATATCGTAGGCAGCAATAATGCGCTAGCCAATTTTTCTGGCCGCACTTCAGCCGATGACGCAGAGGTCGCGCACCGAATTGATGCAGCCCGCGCCTGGATCAAGGAAACCTTCGCCAAAGCCAAGGCTGAGGATGTGCGTGGCGTGCTGTTGCTGTTTCAGGCTAACCCCGGCTTCGAGCTGGCTAAGGGCAGCAACGAACGGAAAGGTTTCGAGGAAATTCTGGCTGACCTGGAACAGGAAAGTGTCGAGTTCAAAAAGCCGGTTATATTCGCCCATGGCGACTCTCATTATGTCCGTATCGATAAGCCTATGAAGGGCAGCATCAGTAACCGCCGTATCGAGAACGTCACCCGTGTGGAAACATTCGGTGCCGATGACGTGCATTGGTTACGGGTCGCGGTCGATCCAAATTCGCAGGAAGTGTTCTCTGTGCATCAAGAAATCGTCGACAAAAATCTGGAACAGCATCCGTTGCCTTAA
- a CDS encoding BrnT family toxin, producing MNYEWDENKRRSNIEKHGVDFVAAIEIFKDNERIETEDTRNDYGEVRLQTIGEARPGVLFVVYTLRDQGTIRRLISARKANRKERAIYLSMKAR from the coding sequence ATGAACTACGAGTGGGATGAAAATAAAAGAAGAAGTAACATTGAAAAACATGGAGTTGATTTCGTAGCGGCAATCGAAATTTTCAAAGACAATGAAAGGATCGAAACTGAGGATACAAGAAATGACTATGGTGAAGTCCGGCTGCAAACTATTGGCGAAGCGCGCCCTGGTGTTTTATTCGTTGTATATACATTAAGAGATCAAGGAACAATAAGACGCTTAATCTCAGCCAGAAAAGCAAACAGAAAAGAACGAGCAATTTACCTGTCCATGAAAGCCAGATAA
- a CDS encoding DUF2195 family protein gives MAALKFSFILLLSVASCATASGLEPINLNNQLSACVEINGMKITAEGRIPVLSFDLKMNKPLSECGCKSALGAYTVFSQMEEYQSYIIGGKVAFKKSEHKYLPLSAEQSLIDKKILEVNLSCAQPD, from the coding sequence ATGGCGGCACTAAAATTTAGTTTTATATTGTTGTTATCCGTAGCGTCATGCGCAACAGCAAGCGGTCTGGAGCCTATAAATCTTAATAATCAACTTTCCGCATGCGTTGAGATTAATGGCATGAAAATTACTGCAGAAGGCAGAATTCCTGTTCTTTCGTTTGATTTAAAAATGAATAAGCCTCTCTCTGAGTGTGGTTGCAAATCCGCTCTTGGGGCATATACGGTATTTTCTCAAATGGAAGAATACCAGTCGTATATAATCGGCGGAAAGGTGGCTTTTAAAAAGTCTGAGCATAAGTATTTACCATTATCAGCTGAACAAAGCTTGATTGATAAAAAGATATTAGAAGTCAATTTATCCTGCGCTCAACCTGATTAA
- a CDS encoding AAA family ATPase, giving the protein MMKIESVRIQNFRTFKDETIYFDNYNCFVGPNGVGKSTVMNALNVFFRQYRDSKTDLSKLSIDDFHHKDASSPISITVTFTDLSESAKESLSDYVRQDRLIITAKAEYDEGTERAEVKQYGNRLGMTEFREWFEAEKSKKSAAELKQIFSKLRELWPDIKIATSKADMAVALKEYEANHPEDCSLIPSEDQFYGVSKGINRLAHHIQWVFVSASKDFSEEAEESKNSALGQLLARAIRAKVNFNEKVTGLRNDLRARYQDMLDEEQEVLSNISSSLEEKLKLWANPNATAKVLWKQDTEKSIKIEEPLAHIQIGEKGFESELSRFGHGMQRSYLLTLLQELAGIDDEGAPTLVMAIEEPELYQHPPQVRYLSEVLRQLSDDGAQILVCSHSPYFIPGDDFHTVRMVRETGEPSFSIITSLAYEDLARELNDAGEKPVKESGMLAKLYPTLRPEIGEMFFSKRIVLVEGIEDVAYISSYIQLMGLHDNFRRSGYHIIPVGGKNELIKPLAIAKLLDIDIFVVCDADTDKIREDEVNKHKKDNAAILYLLGLDRTHNWPYDHIKSHNLRMWKTNITDTISSEFGEDWKKYEDEAAAFYGNAGGLKKNPLAVSRALELAWKNGVRSTSLIELVESILGVSKAEANKKINTDSAETVLSVI; this is encoded by the coding sequence ATGATGAAAATAGAATCCGTAAGAATACAGAATTTCCGTACTTTTAAAGACGAGACCATTTATTTTGATAATTATAACTGTTTTGTAGGGCCTAACGGTGTTGGGAAGTCAACGGTTATGAATGCGCTAAATGTATTCTTTCGTCAATACAGGGACTCAAAAACAGATCTAAGTAAATTATCTATAGATGACTTTCATCATAAAGATGCTAGTAGTCCAATATCAATAACTGTTACTTTTACAGACTTATCAGAAAGTGCAAAAGAGTCACTTTCTGATTATGTCCGTCAAGATAGGCTTATCATTACTGCTAAAGCCGAATATGATGAAGGTACTGAGCGTGCAGAAGTGAAACAGTATGGTAATAGGCTAGGAATGACCGAGTTCAGGGAGTGGTTTGAAGCTGAGAAATCAAAAAAGTCAGCAGCAGAACTTAAACAGATTTTTTCAAAGTTAAGAGAGTTATGGCCTGACATAAAGATTGCCACTTCGAAGGCTGATATGGCTGTCGCTCTAAAAGAGTACGAGGCAAACCACCCAGAGGACTGCTCATTAATTCCCAGCGAAGATCAGTTTTATGGTGTATCAAAAGGAATCAATAGACTAGCACATCATATCCAATGGGTATTCGTATCAGCTTCAAAGGACTTTTCAGAGGAAGCTGAAGAGTCAAAAAATTCTGCTCTTGGTCAGCTTTTGGCAAGGGCAATTCGTGCCAAAGTAAATTTTAATGAAAAAGTCACTGGGTTAAGAAATGACCTAAGGGCAAGGTATCAGGATATGTTAGATGAAGAGCAAGAAGTTTTATCTAATATATCTTCTTCACTTGAAGAAAAGCTTAAACTATGGGCGAATCCGAATGCGACGGCCAAGGTACTATGGAAACAAGATACGGAAAAATCAATAAAAATTGAGGAACCGCTAGCTCACATACAAATTGGTGAAAAAGGCTTCGAAAGTGAACTTTCCCGTTTTGGGCATGGAATGCAAAGGTCGTATTTACTCACTCTTTTGCAAGAGTTGGCTGGTATTGATGATGAGGGCGCACCTACTTTGGTAATGGCTATAGAAGAGCCTGAGCTATATCAGCATCCACCACAGGTAAGATATTTATCTGAAGTTCTTAGACAGCTGTCTGATGACGGGGCACAAATTCTTGTTTGCTCACATAGCCCATATTTCATACCAGGAGACGATTTTCATACTGTTCGTATGGTTAGAGAAACAGGTGAACCGAGTTTCTCAATCATTACATCACTGGCATATGAGGATTTGGCCAGAGAGCTGAATGATGCAGGCGAGAAGCCCGTCAAAGAAAGTGGTATGTTGGCTAAGCTATATCCAACATTAAGACCAGAAATTGGCGAAATGTTTTTCAGCAAACGGATAGTGTTAGTTGAAGGCATTGAAGATGTTGCTTACATTTCTTCCTATATTCAGCTTATGGGGCTTCACGACAATTTCAGACGTTCTGGGTATCACATTATTCCTGTTGGTGGCAAGAACGAACTGATTAAGCCACTAGCCATAGCGAAATTACTAGATATTGATATCTTCGTTGTATGTGATGCTGACACAGATAAAATTAGAGAAGATGAAGTAAATAAACATAAAAAAGATAATGCAGCAATACTTTACCTACTGGGCTTAGATAGAACACATAATTGGCCTTATGATCATATTAAGTCGCACAATCTTAGGATGTGGAAAACTAACATTACCGACACTATCTCTTCTGAGTTCGGTGAGGATTGGAAAAAATATGAAGACGAAGCTGCGGCTTTTTATGGCAATGCAGGTGGACTAAAAAAGAATCCCCTTGCTGTCTCTCGCGCATTAGAATTAGCATGGAAAAATGGAGTGAGATCCACGTCTCTAATCGAGTTAGTGGAAAGTATTTTGGGAGTTTCAAAAGCAGAAGCTAACAAAAAAATTAACACGGACTCGGCAGAAACTGTCTTGTCGGTTATTTAG
- the nifE gene encoding nitrogenase iron-molybdenum cofactor biosynthesis protein NifE — translation MKSTKDIAELLDEPSCEHNKKEKSGCAKPKPGASAGGCAFDGAQIALLPIADVAHIVHGPIACAGSSWDNRGTRSSGASLYRIGMTTDLTEQDIVMGRAEKRLFHAIKQAVETYQPPAVFVYNTCVPALIGDDIGAVCRSAEERWGVPVVPIDSAGFYGTKNLGNRIAGDAMFKYVVGTRDPDPLPLSVQHADIKIHDVNLVGEYNIAGEFWHVLPLFDELGLRILCTLSGDARFREVQTMHKAEVNMMVCSKAMLNVARKLNEKYGTPWFEGSFYGITDTSQALRDFAKAINDPDLTERTERLIEREETRIRAELAPWKERLQGKRVLLFTGGVKSWSVISALQDLGMVVVATGTKKSTEEDKARIRELMGEDTLMIEDGSPRELIRIVHDYKADILIAGGRNMYTALKAKIPFLDINQEREFGYEGYQGMLELVRQLALTMESPVWQSVRAPAPWKKAKAAA, via the coding sequence ATGAAATCAACCAAAGACATTGCTGAACTCTTGGACGAGCCATCCTGCGAGCACAACAAGAAGGAAAAGTCCGGCTGCGCCAAGCCCAAGCCCGGCGCTTCGGCGGGCGGGTGCGCGTTTGACGGAGCACAGATTGCGCTGTTGCCGATTGCCGATGTCGCACATATCGTGCACGGGCCTATCGCCTGCGCTGGCAGTTCCTGGGACAACCGCGGCACGCGCTCTTCCGGGGCGAGCCTGTACCGCATCGGCATGACCACGGACCTGACCGAGCAGGATATCGTCATGGGCCGCGCCGAAAAGCGGCTGTTCCATGCCATCAAGCAGGCCGTCGAAACCTACCAGCCGCCGGCCGTGTTCGTTTACAACACCTGCGTGCCGGCGCTGATCGGCGACGATATCGGCGCGGTGTGCCGGTCGGCCGAGGAGCGCTGGGGCGTGCCGGTCGTGCCGATCGACAGCGCAGGCTTTTACGGCACCAAGAACCTTGGCAACCGTATAGCCGGTGACGCCATGTTCAAGTATGTGGTCGGCACGCGCGATCCCGATCCGCTGCCGTTGTCGGTCCAGCACGCCGATATCAAGATCCACGATGTGAATCTGGTCGGCGAATACAACATCGCCGGCGAGTTCTGGCATGTGCTGCCGCTGTTCGACGAACTGGGCCTGCGCATCTTGTGCACACTGTCCGGCGATGCGCGTTTTCGCGAGGTGCAGACCATGCACAAGGCCGAAGTCAACATGATGGTGTGCTCGAAGGCCATGCTCAACGTCGCGCGCAAACTGAATGAAAAGTACGGCACGCCCTGGTTTGAAGGCAGTTTTTACGGCATTACCGACACCAGCCAGGCCCTGCGCGATTTCGCCAAGGCCATCAACGATCCCGACCTGACCGAACGCACGGAACGGCTCATCGAGCGCGAGGAAACGCGCATCCGCGCCGAGCTGGCGCCGTGGAAAGAACGCCTGCAAGGCAAGCGCGTACTGCTGTTTACCGGCGGCGTGAAAAGCTGGTCGGTGATTTCGGCGCTGCAGGATCTGGGCATGGTGGTCGTCGCGACCGGCACCAAGAAATCGACCGAGGAAGACAAGGCGCGCATCCGCGAATTGATGGGCGAGGATACGCTGATGATCGAGGACGGCAGCCCGCGGGAACTGATCCGCATCGTGCACGATTACAAGGCCGATATCCTGATCGCCGGCGGCCGCAATATGTACACGGCGCTGAAGGCGAAAATCCCGTTCCTCGACATCAACCAGGAGCGCGAATTCGGCTACGAAGGCTATCAGGGCATGCTGGAACTGGTGCGGCAATTGGCATTGACGATGGAAAGCCCGGTCTGGCAATCCGTCAGGGCACCGGCGCCGTGGAAAAAGGCGAAGGCGGCGGCATGA